The Lysobacter luteus genome contains the following window.
CGGCGTCGTCGGTGCCGACCATGCCGGCCAGCAGCGGGAACGCACAGTCCTCCAGCTCCATCATCACGCCCTTGAGCGCGGCCTGAGCCTTCTCCATCGGCAGCTCGAGCATCTGCAGGATCACCGGCTGGTCCTTGCCGAGCATCTCGCCGGAGGCGATACGGAACAGCAGGGAATAGCCGATCTGGCCGGCAGCGCCGGTAACGGCAACGCGGACGGGGGATTTCATGGTCGATCTCCGGGAACGTGTGGCGGTTGGATCGTCGTTCGCGGCGGATCGCCGCGAGCGGCCGTGATGCGAAGGCAGCCCCGGCGGCCAGTGGCCGGACGGGGCGCCGGCTTCAGCTCAGCTCGCTGAAGAATTCCTTGAAGCGTTCGATGCCGGGCGCCAGCTGTGGCGTCGGGCAGGTGTAGCTGATGCGCAGTGCGCGCGGCTCGCCGAATGCCGAGCCCGGCACGCAGGCAACACCCTTGGCCTCCAGCAGCACGCTGCAGAACTCGACGTCGTTGCCGACCACCTTGCCGGTCGGCCCATGGGTCTTGCCGAACGCGCAGCTGATGTCGGGGAACACGTAGAACGCCCCCTGCGGCCGCGGGCAGACCACGCCGGGGATCGAGTCCATCACCGCCATGACCTGGTCGCGCTTGGCCTGAAACTCCGCACACTTGGCGTCGGGCACGTCCTGCGGGCCGGACAGCGCGGCGGTGGCGGCGGCATTGACCACTTCGGGCAGGCTGGTGATGTGGTTGGAGTTCATCGTCACCACGGCCTGGGCCACCACTTCCGGGCCGGCCATGAAGCCGACGCGCCAGCCGGGCATGCCGTAGGTCTTGGACAGCGAGTCGACGAAGATCACGCGGTCCTTCAGCTCCGGGCGGCAATGCACGAAGTTGTGGTACCCCACGCCGTCGAACACCATCCGGTTGTAGATGTCGTCGGTGATGATCCAGGTGTCCGGATACTTGGCGATGACGTCCGCCAGTGCCGCGATCTCGTCCCTGCCGTAGACCATGCCGGTCGGGTTGGACGGGTTGTTGAACAGGAACACCCGCGGCTTCTTTGCCAGCGCGGCGTCGAGCTGGGCCGGGGTGAGCTTGTAGTCCTGCTCCGGCGGGCACGGAAGCAGGTCGACCTTGGCATCGACGATCTCGGCGATGTCGAGGTAGCTGGTCCAGTACGGGGTCGGGAAGGCGATCGTGTCGCCCTCGTCCAGCAGTGCTTCGGCCAGGTTGTAGAGCACGTGCTTGGCGCCCACGCCGGTGGCGAGGTTGGCCCTGGTGTATCCGGTCAGCCCGATCTTTTCGATGTGCTGCAGGAACGCATCGAGCATCGCGTCGGCGCCGCGGTTGCTGCCGTACTGGCCGCTGTCGTGCTCCAGCGCCTCGCGGGCGGCCTGGTAGACGTGCTCGCCCGGCAGGAAGTTCGGAACGCCGATCGAGAAGCTGATGATGTCGCGGCCTTCTGACTTCAGGCGCTTGGCCTTCTCGGCAATCTGCATGATCGCGCTGGGCTTGGCGCGACCGATGCGCCGGGCGAGCTGGGGCATCTTGGTGACCTCGGGTGGGGGTGGTCGGATGGCCGCGATCCGCGGCCGGTCAGCCGCAAAATGGTACCACGTGAAACTAATTCGGCCCGAGGGTGGCCGGGCCGAAAAGTACCCCGTCGGGGCGCGCGACGGCTTTACTTGCCGGCGTCGAGGGTCTTGTTCCAGTCGGCCACGCGATCGGCCTTGGCGGCGATGGCTGCATCGACGTCGCCCTCGAGCTTCACCGACTTGATCTTGTCGCCCTGCTTGATGCTGTCGACCACGTCCATGCCTTCGAGCACCTTGCCGAACACGGTGTGCTTGCCGTTCAACCACGGGCACGGCACGTGGGTGATGAAGAACTGGCTGCCGTTGGTGCCCGGGCCCGCGTTGGCCATCGAGAGCACGCCGCGGTCATGGGACAGGCCGTTGGAGGTCTCGTCCTCGAAACGGTAGCCCGGACCGCCGGTGCCGGTGCCCTGCGGGCAGCCGCCCTGGACCATGAAATCGTTGATCACGCGGTGGAAGTTGAGACCGTCGTAAAAGCCGCGCTGGGCCAGGTTTGCGAAGTTGGCCACGGTCAGCGGGGCCTTCTCGGGCTCCATCTGGATGCGGATCGGACCGCGGTCGGTGTCGAAAGTGGCGATCAGGCTCATGGGGGATGCTCCGGTGGAAGATGAATGCGTCGACCGCCAAGGATACCTGAGCGACAGGCGATCGCCGTTCGGGCGGACCTTTTCTATATACTGGCCGACTTCCTTTCAAAAAGAGCCGCGCCCCAGGCGCCCTTCCGCATGTCCATCGAACGCCTGCGCAACATCGCCATCGTCGCCCACGTCGACCACGGCAAGACCACCCTCGTCGACCAGCTGCTCAAGCAGTCCGGCACCCTCAACGAGCGCACGGTCCTGTCCGAGCGCGTGATGGACAGCGGCGACATCGAGAAGGAGCGTGGCATCACGATCCTCTCGAAGAACACCGCGATCCGCTGGACCGACCCGAAGACCGGCGAGACCTGGCGCATCAACATCGTCGACACCCCCGGGCACGCCGACTTCGGCGGCGAGGTCGAGCGCGTGCTGTCGATGGTCGACTCGGTCCTGATCCTGGTCGACGCGATGGACGGGCCGATGCCGCAGACCCGCTTCGTCACCCAGAAGGCCTTCGCGATGGGCTTCAAGCCGATCGTGGTGGTCAACAAGGTCGACCGCCCGGGCGCGCGCGCCAGCTGGGTGCTGGACCAGACCTTCGACCTGTTCGACCGCCTGGGCGCCACCGACGACCAGCTCGACTTCACCACCGTCTACGCCTCCGGCCTGCAGGGCTACGCGGGCATGGACGAGAGCGTGCGCGACGGCGACATGACCCCGCTGTTCGAAGCCATCTGCCAGCACGTGCCGGCGCCCGACGTCGACCCCGACGGCCCGTTCCAGATGCGCGTGACCTCGCTGGACTACAACAGCTACGTCGGCATGATCGGCGTCGGCCGCATCCAGCGCGGCAAGGTCAAGACCAACCAGCAGGTCACCGTGATCGACCGCGAGGGCAAGACCCGCAACGGCAAGGTGCTGCAGGTGCTCGGCTTCATGGGTCTTGAGCGGATCGAAGTGCCAGAGGCCAGCGCCGGCGACATCATCGCGTTCTCCGGCATCGACCCGCTGGGCATCTCCGACACCCTGTGCGACCCCTCCGCGGTCGAGCAGCTGCCGGTCCTGACCGTCGACGAGCCGACCATCTCGATGACCTTCCAGGTCAACGATTCGCCGTTTGCCGGGGTCAAGGACCGCAGTGGCGGCAAGTTCCTGACGTCGCGCCAGCTGCGTGACCGCCTGACCCGCGAGACCGCCCACAACGTCGCGCTGAAGGTCGAGGACACGGCCGATGCCGACAAGTTCAAGGTCAGCGGCCGTGGCGAACTGCACCTGTCGATCCTGATCGAGAACATGCGCCGCGAGGGCTACGAGCTGGCGGTGTCGCGTCCGGAAGTGATCATCCGCGAGATCGACGGCAAGCTGCAGGAGCCGTTCGAGCAGCTGGTGGTGGACATGGAGGAGCAGTTCCAGGGCGGCGTGATGGGCCGGCTGGGCGAGCGCAAGGCACTGCTGCAGAACATGGAGCCCGACGGCAAGGGCCGCGTGCGACTGGAGTTCCTCATCCCGGCGCGTGGCCTGATCGGTTTCCAGACCGAGTTCCGCACGCTGACTGCCGGCACCGGCCTGCTGTTCCACGTCTTCGACCACTACGCCCCGAAGATGGAGGGCGAGATCGGCCAGCGCCAGAACGGCGTGCTCATCTCCAACGGCACCGGTCCGTCGCCGGCGTACGCGCAGATCGCGATGCAGGAACGCGGCCGGCTGTTTATCGAGCCGGGCGAGGAGATCTACGAGGGCCAGATCGTCGGCATCAACTCCAAGGACAACGACCTGACCGTCAATGCCCTGCGCGGCAAGCAGCTGACCAACTTCCGTGCCTCCGGCACCGACAAGGACGAAGGGCTGATCCCGCCGATCAAGCTGTCGCTGGAGCAGGCGCTGGAGTTCATCGACGACGACGAGCTGGTCGAGGTCACGCCCAAGCAGATCCGCCTGCGCAAGAAGCACCGCACCGAGAACGACCGCAAGCGGGCCAGCCGCGGCGCCTGACGGACGCAATGCTTGGACCCCGGTCGCTGGGGGCCAGGCATGAAAAAGCCGCCCAACCGGGCGGCTTTTTTGTGGGTCACGTCCGGACTAGCCGCAAGACGCCAGCGTGGCCTGCTTGCGCACGATCAACATCGCCACTTCCAGCGACTGCTCGTAGTTCAACCGCGGGTCGACGGTCGAGCGGTACGCGCGCTCCAGGTCGGTCTCGGTGAGGTCGCGGGCACCACCCATGCATTCGGTGACATCCTCGCCGGTCAGCTCCAGGTGCACGCCACCCAGCCGCGTGCCCGCCGCCGCATGCAGGTCGAAGGCCTGCTCCAGTTCGCTGCCGATGTTGGAGAACCGGCGGGTCTTGTAACCGTTGGCGGTACCCTCGGTGTTGCCGTGCATCGGGTCGCACACCCACAGCACGCGGCGGCCGTCGCGGCGCACCGCCTCCAGCAGCGGCGGCAGGCGCTCGGCGATCGCGGCCGCGCCCATCCGGTGGATGAAGGTCAGGCGCCCCGGTTCGTCGTCGGGGTTGAGCAGGTCGATCGTGCGCAGCAGCTGGTCGGCGCTGACCGACGGGCCGACCTTCAGCGCAATCGGATTGCGGATGCCGCGGAAATACTCGACGTGGGCGCCGTCGATCGCGGCCGTTCGCATGCCGATCCAGGGGAAGTGGGTGCCCAGGTTGAACCAGCCCCAGTGGCGCGGGACCTGTCGCGTCAATGCCGCCTCGTAGGGCAGCAGCAACGCCTCGTGCGAGGTGTAGAAGTCGACCCGGTTGAGGTTGTGCACCTCCGAGCCCGAGAGCGTCTCCATGAACCGCACCGCATCGCCGATCGACTCGACCATCTCCCGGTATTCGTCCGCCAGCGGCGAGTGGCCAACCCAATTGAGGTCCCAGTACTCCGGGTGGTGCAGGTCGGCAAAGCCACCGTCGATGAGGGCGCGGACAAAGTTCATCGTCATCGCCGAGCGCGCGTGCGCCTTGACCATACGACGCGGGTCCGGTCGCCGCGCGTCGGCGTCGAACGCGGGCGCGTTGACCATGTCGCCGCGGTAACTGGGCAGGGTCAGGCCGCCGATCGTCTCGGTGTCGGCGCTGCGCGGCTTGGCGTACTGGCCGGCGAACCGCCCTACCCTGACCACCGGCTTGCGCAGGCCGTGCACGAGCACCAGGCTCATCTGCAGCAGGACCTTGAGCCGGTTGGACACCACCTCGGACGAACACGCGTCGAAGGTCTCGGCGCAGTCCCCGCCCTGCAACAGGAAGCGTTTACCTTCCTGGGCCTCGGCCAGCTGCTGGCGCAGCGCCAGGATCTCCCACGACGTGACCAGCGGCGGCAGCGACTTCAGCTCGCCGAGCACCGCTTCCAGCTCGACCGGATCGGGATAGGTCGGCAGTTGCGCCGCGGGCCGCGCCCGCCAGGAGTCGACGCTCCAGTCAGCGGGGAGGTTCACGGGTTGCAGGTTGCGGTCGCGGGTTGGCATTGGCACTTCGATCAGGATTGCATGTCAGCCCATCATGATCTGCGCCACATGCACGCAGCGCAATGGGCGCGACTGCCAGAGCCCCGGTCAGCGCCGTCGAGCCATCCCGCGTCGGGTGAACGCGGCGAAGGCCGCCCACGCCGCCAGCAGCACGAACCAGACCAGGCTCCACGCTGGCATCGACAGTCCGAGGAAGGCCCAGTCGACGTTGGCGCATTCGCCCGAGCCGGTCATGACCTTGCGGATGACGCCACTGACGGGCATCACGTCGAGCATGTAGTCCAGGCCGGGGCCACAGGCGGGCACCTGGTCCGGCGGCAGGTGCTGCAGCCGCACGTGGTTGCCGGCCACCGCGATTCCGACCAGCGATACCAACAGAGCGAGCACGCCATAGACACGTCGCCCCACCGCCCCAGGCGCGTGCAGGCCACCGACCAGGAACACCACGCCCAGCGCCGCGAACGCCACCCGCTGGAAGATGCACAGCGGACACGGCAGCAGGCCGCCGTAGAACTGCGTGTACAACGCGTAGGCAATCAGGGCGACGCAGGCAGCAAACCCCAGCAGGAACCGGGCGCGGAAGGTGGTTTCGGGCGAGGTCGTCATGAGGCGACAAGATACGGGGCGGACGCTGCGATGCAAAGCATTCCGCGCCGCGCGTGCGGGTGCCGCTTGAACGAAAAAGCCCCGGCATGGCCGGGGCTTTTACGACGACCGCGGGGGGCGAACCACCGGCCGCCGGGAAGACTTACTCCGCAGCAGCCTGCGGGCGGTCAACCAGTTCGACGTAGGCCATCGGCGCATTGTCGCCAGCGCGGAAGCCGCACTTGAGGATGCGCAGGTAGCCACCCGGACGCTCGCTGTAACGCGGGCCGAGTTCGACGAACAGCGTGCCGACGGCTTCCTTGTCGCGCAGGCGCGAGAAGGCGAGACGACGGTTGGCGACGCTGTCCTTCTTGGCCAGGGTGATCAGCGGCTCGGCAACGCGACGCAGCTCCTTGGCCTTGGGCAGGGTGGTACGGATGGCACCGTGCTTGATGATCGACGCGGCCATGTTGGAGAACATCGCATCGCGGTGGGCACTGGTGCGGCTGAATTTGCGGCCGGACTTTTGGTGGCGCATGGGTCTGATTCCTGATGAATGCTGGAGCTGTTGGACGTCGTTGTCGCCATCATGGCGTTGGAGGCTTGGACTGCGGATGGTCCTGGCCGGCCATCCCTGACCGACGGCGCCGTGGGCTTCAGACCCATCGACGCGTGTGTTTCAACTGCTGCTGCGTTGCGCGGACCCCCGCCGGAGCGGGGATCCGTGTTGTTACTTACCGGCTCATCCCATCATGCCGTGCGAGGCAATCCCCGCCGGCGGCCAGTTCTCGAGCTTCATGCCGAGCGAAAGGCCGCGCTGGGCGAGGACTTCCTTGATCTCGGTGAGCGACTTCTTGCCGAGGTTCGGCGTCTTGAGCAGTTCGACTTCGGTCTTCTGGATCAGATCGCCGACGTAGTAGATGCTCTCGGCCTTGAGGCAGTTGGCCGAACGCACGGTCAGCTCCAGGTCGTCGATCGGGCGCAGCAGGATCGGGTCGACCCCGTTGCTGGCCGGCTTCGCCGCACCGCGGTCGCGGTGGGTGAAGTCGCCAAACACCGACAGCTGGTCACTGAGGATGTCGGCGGCGGTGCGCACGGCTTCCTCGGCGTCGATCGTGCCGTTGGTCTCGATGTCGATCACGAGCTTGTCGAGGTCGGTGCGCTGCTCGACGCGGGCGGCTTCGACGGCGTAGGCGACGCGACGAACCGGGCTGAAGCTGGCATCCAGCATCAGGCGGCCGATCGAACGGGTCTCCTCGTCGGGGCGGCGACGCGCGGCGGCCGGCTGGTAGCCGTAGCCACGCTCGATCTTGAGCCGCATGTTCAGCGCCGTGTCCTTGGTCAGGTGGGCGATGACATGCTCACCGTTGAGGATCTCGACGTTGTGGTCGGTCTTGATATCGGCCGCGGTGACGATGCCGGGACCCTGCTTGGCCAGCGAGAGCGTCGCCGACTCGCCGGTGTGCATGCGGATCGCGACGTCCTTGAGGTTGAGCAGGACTTCGAGCACGTCCTCCTGCAGCCCCTCGACCGTGGTGTACTCGTGCAGCACGCCGTCGATCTCGACTTCGGTGATGGCGAAGCCGGGGATCGAGGACAGCAGCACGCGACGCAGCGCGTTGCCGAGGGTGTGGCCGTAGCCGCGCTCGAGCGGCTCGATCACGACCTTCGCGCGGTTTCCTGCGAGGCGTTCGATCTGGGGACCGCGGGGACGCAGTACCTGATTGGCGGTAACCGTCATGTTGTGGGGTCTCCTGCGAGCTTCCGACCGGGGCCGGGAAGCTCAAGAACAGATGGATTACTTCGAGTAGAGCTCGATGATCAACGCTTCGTTGATATCGGCCGGCAGGTCGGTGCGGTCCGGCACCGCCTTGAACACGCCGGCGAACTTCTTCGAGTCGACTTCGATCCACGATGGCGACAGGTCCATCTGCTGCGCGACGGTCAGCGACTCCTGGACGCGGAGCTGCTTCTGGGCACGCTCGGACAGCGCGACCGCATCGCCGGCCTTGACCTGGTACGACGGCAGGTTGACCGGCTTGCCGTTGACGGTGACGCCACGGTGCGACACCAGCTGGCGCGCGGCCGGCCGGGTCACCGCGAAGCCCATGCGGTAGACGACGTTATCCAGGCGGGTTTCCAGCAGCTGCAGCAGGATCTCGCCCGTGTTGCCGCGCTTGGCGGCCGCCTTCTTGTAGTAGTTGCGGAACTGACGCTCCAGCAGGCCGTAGATACGCTTGACCTTCTGCTTCTCGCGCAGCTGGTTGGCGTAATCGGACAGCTTGCCGCGACGGGCGACGGGACCGTGCTGGCCGGGCTTCTGCTCCAGCTTGCACTTCGAATCAAGCGCCCGGGCCGGCGACTTCAGGCCGAGGTCGACACCTTCGCGGCGCGAGAGCTTGCACTTGGGACCAATATAACGAGCCATGGTTCTTCAGCTCCTCAGACGCGACGCTTCTTCGGCGGGCGGCATCCGTTGTGCGGGATGGGCGTCACGTCGATGATGTTGATGATCTTGTAGCCGACGTTGTTCAGCGAACGAACGGCGGACTCCCGACCCGGACCCGGGCCCTTGATGCGCACTTCCAGCGACTTCACGCCGTAGTCGAGGGCGGCCTTGCCGGCCTTCTCCGCGGCGACCTGGGCAGCGAACGGGGTCGACTTGCGCGAGCCGCGGAAACCCGCGCCACCCGAAGTCGCCCACGACAGCGCATTGCCCTGGCGGTCGGTGATCGTGATGATGGTGTTGTTGAACGAAGCGTGGACGTGGGCGATGCCGTCGGTGACGACGCGCTTGATCTTCTTCTTCGTCTTGGCTTGTGCTGGCTTGGCCATTGTCTACCCCTTACTTCCTGATGGCCTTGCGCGGACCCTTGCGGGTGCGTGCATTGGTCTTGGTGCGCTGGCCGCGCAGCGGCAGGCCACGACGGTGACGCAGGCCGCGGTAGCTGCCCAGGTCCATCAGACGCTTGATCGCCATGCCGATTTCGCGGCGGAGGTCGCCCTCGACGACGAACTTGCCGATCTCGGCGCGCAGCGCTTCGACTTCCGGCTCGGAAAGGTCGCGGATCTTGGTCGACGAATTGACGCCGGCCGACTCGCAGACCTTCTTGGAACGGGTACGGCCGATGCCGTAGATGCTTTGCAGCCCGACCCAGACGTGCTTCTGGGCAGGCAGGTTGACGCCCGCAATACGCGCCATAACGCGATCTCCAACTGGTTTGGCCGCCGGGTCCTGACAACCCGGCTGGAGGAACACTCGACAGAGTGAATCGGAAATTGTAACAAGGTCTCGGGTTCATAGGAAGCGCGCCGCGCCAAGGCGCGACGTGCCACGGCATGGGGAGTGTGCCCATGCTCCGGCGACGGATCGGGACTGCCAGGCGGCAACGGTGTCAGCCGTCGCCCCCGGGCACCGCGCACTACTCTGGCGCGCGGACCGGTCCAGACCCACCCGCGCGCGAGACATCGCACGGGTCGCCCTGCTGGAAGCCGGGAGCTGTGCCCGGCGTTCCGATACAACGTTCGCGCCACCGGGTTGCCGGGGCGCAGGTGCCGGCGACCAGTCGCCGGACACCGATCAGATCAGCGGCCTGCCCGCGAACCCTTCAGGTTCGCCTTTTTCAGGAGGCTCTCGTACTGGTGGGACATCAGGTGCGCCTGGATCTGCGCAAT
Protein-coding sequences here:
- the rpsD gene encoding 30S ribosomal protein S4; protein product: MARYIGPKCKLSRREGVDLGLKSPARALDSKCKLEQKPGQHGPVARRGKLSDYANQLREKQKVKRIYGLLERQFRNYYKKAAAKRGNTGEILLQLLETRLDNVVYRMGFAVTRPAARQLVSHRGVTVNGKPVNLPSYQVKAGDAVALSERAQKQLRVQESLTVAQQMDLSPSWIEVDSKKFAGVFKAVPDRTDLPADINEALIIELYSK
- a CDS encoding class II 3-deoxy-7-phosphoheptulonate synthase; this translates as MPTRDRNLQPVNLPADWSVDSWRARPAAQLPTYPDPVELEAVLGELKSLPPLVTSWEILALRQQLAEAQEGKRFLLQGGDCAETFDACSSEVVSNRLKVLLQMSLVLVHGLRKPVVRVGRFAGQYAKPRSADTETIGGLTLPSYRGDMVNAPAFDADARRPDPRRMVKAHARSAMTMNFVRALIDGGFADLHHPEYWDLNWVGHSPLADEYREMVESIGDAVRFMETLSGSEVHNLNRVDFYTSHEALLLPYEAALTRQVPRHWGWFNLGTHFPWIGMRTAAIDGAHVEYFRGIRNPIALKVGPSVSADQLLRTIDLLNPDDEPGRLTFIHRMGAAAIAERLPPLLEAVRRDGRRVLWVCDPMHGNTEGTANGYKTRRFSNIGSELEQAFDLHAAAGTRLGGVHLELTGEDVTECMGGARDLTETDLERAYRSTVDPRLNYEQSLEVAMLIVRKQATLASCG
- a CDS encoding peptidylprolyl isomerase, whose product is MSLIATFDTDRGPIRIQMEPEKAPLTVANFANLAQRGFYDGLNFHRVINDFMVQGGCPQGTGTGGPGYRFEDETSNGLSHDRGVLSMANAGPGTNGSQFFITHVPCPWLNGKHTVFGKVLEGMDVVDSIKQGDKIKSVKLEGDVDAAIAAKADRVADWNKTLDAGK
- the typA gene encoding translational GTPase TypA, with product MSIERLRNIAIVAHVDHGKTTLVDQLLKQSGTLNERTVLSERVMDSGDIEKERGITILSKNTAIRWTDPKTGETWRINIVDTPGHADFGGEVERVLSMVDSVLILVDAMDGPMPQTRFVTQKAFAMGFKPIVVVNKVDRPGARASWVLDQTFDLFDRLGATDDQLDFTTVYASGLQGYAGMDESVRDGDMTPLFEAICQHVPAPDVDPDGPFQMRVTSLDYNSYVGMIGVGRIQRGKVKTNQQVTVIDREGKTRNGKVLQVLGFMGLERIEVPEASAGDIIAFSGIDPLGISDTLCDPSAVEQLPVLTVDEPTISMTFQVNDSPFAGVKDRSGGKFLTSRQLRDRLTRETAHNVALKVEDTADADKFKVSGRGELHLSILIENMRREGYELAVSRPEVIIREIDGKLQEPFEQLVVDMEEQFQGGVMGRLGERKALLQNMEPDGKGRVRLEFLIPARGLIGFQTEFRTLTAGTGLLFHVFDHYAPKMEGEIGQRQNGVLISNGTGPSPAYAQIAMQERGRLFIEPGEEIYEGQIVGINSKDNDLTVNALRGKQLTNFRASGTDKDEGLIPPIKLSLEQALEFIDDDELVEVTPKQIRLRKKHRTENDRKRASRGA
- the rplQ gene encoding 50S ribosomal protein L17, with the translated sequence MRHQKSGRKFSRTSAHRDAMFSNMAASIIKHGAIRTTLPKAKELRRVAEPLITLAKKDSVANRRLAFSRLRDKEAVGTLFVELGPRYSERPGGYLRILKCGFRAGDNAPMAYVELVDRPQAAAE
- the rpsK gene encoding 30S ribosomal protein S11 — its product is MAKPAQAKTKKKIKRVVTDGIAHVHASFNNTIITITDRQGNALSWATSGGAGFRGSRKSTPFAAQVAAEKAGKAALDYGVKSLEVRIKGPGPGRESAVRSLNNVGYKIINIIDVTPIPHNGCRPPKKRRV
- a CDS encoding pyridoxal phosphate-dependent aminotransferase, which encodes MPQLARRIGRAKPSAIMQIAEKAKRLKSEGRDIISFSIGVPNFLPGEHVYQAAREALEHDSGQYGSNRGADAMLDAFLQHIEKIGLTGYTRANLATGVGAKHVLYNLAEALLDEGDTIAFPTPYWTSYLDIAEIVDAKVDLLPCPPEQDYKLTPAQLDAALAKKPRVFLFNNPSNPTGMVYGRDEIAALADVIAKYPDTWIITDDIYNRMVFDGVGYHNFVHCRPELKDRVIFVDSLSKTYGMPGWRVGFMAGPEVVAQAVVTMNSNHITSLPEVVNAAATAALSGPQDVPDAKCAEFQAKRDQVMAVMDSIPGVVCPRPQGAFYVFPDISCAFGKTHGPTGKVVGNDVEFCSVLLEAKGVACVPGSAFGEPRALRISYTCPTPQLAPGIERFKEFFSELS
- a CDS encoding DNA-directed RNA polymerase subunit alpha, whose translation is MTVTANQVLRPRGPQIERLAGNRAKVVIEPLERGYGHTLGNALRRVLLSSIPGFAITEVEIDGVLHEYTTVEGLQEDVLEVLLNLKDVAIRMHTGESATLSLAKQGPGIVTAADIKTDHNVEILNGEHVIAHLTKDTALNMRLKIERGYGYQPAAARRRPDEETRSIGRLMLDASFSPVRRVAYAVEAARVEQRTDLDKLVIDIETNGTIDAEEAVRTAADILSDQLSVFGDFTHRDRGAAKPASNGVDPILLRPIDDLELTVRSANCLKAESIYYVGDLIQKTEVELLKTPNLGKKSLTEIKEVLAQRGLSLGMKLENWPPAGIASHGMMG
- a CDS encoding disulfide bond formation protein B produces the protein MTTSPETTFRARFLLGFAACVALIAYALYTQFYGGLLPCPLCIFQRVAFAALGVVFLVGGLHAPGAVGRRVYGVLALLVSLVGIAVAGNHVRLQHLPPDQVPACGPGLDYMLDVMPVSGVIRKVMTGSGECANVDWAFLGLSMPAWSLVWFVLLAAWAAFAAFTRRGMARRR
- the rpsM gene encoding 30S ribosomal protein S13, translating into MARIAGVNLPAQKHVWVGLQSIYGIGRTRSKKVCESAGVNSSTKIRDLSEPEVEALRAEIGKFVVEGDLRREIGMAIKRLMDLGSYRGLRHRRGLPLRGQRTKTNARTRKGPRKAIRK